GTGCTTGGCCCCGGGGGGCGGTGGGGGGGGGCCCCCCCCCCCCTCCGCCCCTCTGCATCTGCGCAGGTGTATGTATAAAGGACTCCACGAGGGACGCAGCCCCATGAAGACCCTGGACGCGGTGCTCGACCGCCTCGAGAGGTGGGTGATCTTCTTTTGTTTCTCCACCTCCCTCCTGGCCCTCACCTACGGGGTGGTCGCCCGGTATGCCTTCCGCAGGCCCTATGCCTGGCCCGACGAGCTCAGCCTCTACCTGTTCCTCCTCATGACCTTCGTCGGGGCGGGGGCCTCCGTGCGGGCCGGCTCGGAGCTCCGGGTTGACGCCCTCTACGAGCGCTTTCCCGGAGCCCGGCTCTGGCTGGACCTGTGGATGCACGGGGTGCGCCTCCTGGCGGCGGTGCTCATCGCCTACTACGGCTGGCAGTTCGTCGCGGTGGAGAAGATGTTCATGAACTACACGCCGATCCTGGGGATCCCGGTGCCTTGGATCGCGGCCATGCTCCCCCTCTTCGGAGGGCTCCTGGCGGTGCGCACCGTCCTGAAGCTCGTCGAGCTCCTCGGGAGGAAGTGACGCCATGGAAACCCTGCTCTTCATCGCCCTCCTGCTGCTCCTGCTCTTCCTGCGCATCCCGGTCTACGTGAGCCTCTTCCTCACGGGGATGTTCGGGCTGGTGGCGTTCACGAGCCTGGATCTCGTCTTCGTGGCCCAGACC
The genomic region above belongs to Thermodesulfobacteriota bacterium and contains:
- a CDS encoding TRAP transporter small permease, which translates into the protein MKTLDAVLDRLERWVIFFCFSTSLLALTYGVVARYAFRRPYAWPDELSLYLFLLMTFVGAGASVRAGSELRVDALYERFPGARLWLDLWMHGVRLLAAVLIAYYGWQFVAVEKMFMNYTPILGIPVPWIAAMLPLFGGLLAVRTVLKLVELLGRK